One genomic region from Epinephelus fuscoguttatus linkage group LG8, E.fuscoguttatus.final_Chr_v1 encodes:
- the chd4b gene encoding chromodomain-helicase-DNA-binding protein 4 isoform X2, producing the protein MSGSEDDREDFGAADEHSLLHGEDEPEDAVSDVDEVPKSKKKKKAKKSSRESRTSKRQRPIREELPVSSPEHLMGAEAAERDAEEGGVRSESEGSDYAPGKKKKKRSSSAKDKKKGGAAAEKGGSSNSKSKRKDPEPEDDEDDDDDCQPKSSTQLLEAWGMKDIDHVFSQEDYSSLTNYKAFSQFVRPLIAAKNPKIAVSKMMTLMMAKWREFSTNNPLKGCATANAALAAANVAAAVENMVVAGTDGGAETGGAASPTPAPAPAATPTPAVPPAAPAPPLRKAKTKEGKGPNARKKSKSAPKPPQKPKPKKVAPLKIKLGGLNSKRKRSSSDEDDPDVDSDFDDGSFPVSDGSNRSSRPKKKPKSAKKKKKVETEDGDGYETDHQDYCEVCQQGGEIILCDTCPRAYHMVCLDPDMEKAPEGKWSCPHCEKEGIQWEARDDLSEAEGEDEEDRRDEGVEEEDDHHIEFCRVCKDGGELLCCDTCPSSYHIHCLNPPLPEIPNGEWICPRCKCPQMKGKVQKVLTWRWGDPPAPTPVPRPADLAADAPDPPPLAGRREREFFVKWCNMSYWHCSWVLELQLELNCQVMFRNYQRKTDMDEPPPVDFGGEGDENKSTKRKNKDPLFIHMEEEFYRYGVKMEWLMIHRVLNHSVDKKNNIHYLIKWRDLPYDQSTWESEDMDIPEYDTYKQTYWNHRELMMGDEGRPVKKLKKTVKVKKAERPPANPVVDPTIKFDRQPDYLDSTGGTLHPYQLEGLNWLRFSWAQATDTILADEMGLGKTVQTAVFLYSLYKEGHSKGPFLVSAPLSTIINWEREFEMWAPDMYVVTYVGDKDSRAVIRENEFSFEGNAIRGGKKASKMKKDSTVKFHVLLTSYELITIDQAVLGSIEWACLVVDEAHRLKNNQSKFFRVLNNYPLQHKLLLTGTPLQNNLEELFHLLNFLTPERFNNLEGFLEEFADIAKEDQIKKLHDMLGPHMLRRLKADVFKHMPSKTELIVRVELSPMQKKYYKFILTRNFEALNTRGGGNQVSLLNVVMDLKKCCNHPYLFPAAATEAPKLPNGMYEGNALTKSSGKLMLLQKMMRKLKEGGHRVLVFSQMTKMLDLLEDFLENEGYKYERIDGGVTGNLRQEAIDRFNAPGAPQFAFLLSTRAGGLGINLASADTVIIYDSDWNPHNDIQAFSRAHRIGQNRKVMIYRFVTKASVEERITQVAKKKMMLTHLVVRPGLGSKTGSMSKQELDDILKFGTEELFKDEIGEGDNKEDDSSVIHYDDQAIDRLLDRNQDATDDTELQSMNEYLSSFKVAQYVVKDEDDEEEEVEREVIKQEESVDPDYWEKLLRHHYEQQQEDLARNLGKGKRTRKPVNYNDGSQEDRGIRQDWQEDQSDNQSDYSVASEEGDEDFDERSEANARRPNRKGLRNDRDKPLPPLLARVGGNIEVLGFNARQRKAFLNAVMRYGMPPQDAFTNQWLVRDLRGKSEKEFKAYVSLFMRHLCEPGADGAETFADGVPREGLSRQHVLTRIGVMSLIRKKVQEFEHVNGQWSMPWMAELEENKRAAALAAGEDPKTPSTGTPADTQPNTPVPEDLSKSEDKEDMKKEGEDGKGAKKADDPEIIEIPDESEKSPVLEKKEEEVESATGKEEKEKETGNGDEGKEKEAEDMSKEKEEKDKTSETEKDIPAEVKGEGSDGKTDSDEDKSKAEEGKDEKMDTSPQTEEKKEQKEEKDAVKPDETGKLQNGENTKEGATAAPVVNVSEEKKKATKQRFMFNIADGGFTELHSLWQNEERAATVTKKTFEIWHRRHDYWLLAGIIQHGYARWQDVQNDVRFAILNEPFKGEMSRGNFLEIKNKFLARRFKLLEQALVIEEQLRRAAYLNMTEDPAHPSMALNTRFSEVECLAESHQHLSKESMSGNKPANAVLHKVLKQLEELLSDMKADVTRLPATIARIPPVAVRLQMSERNILSRLASRGPDVPTQNQSQTSQQMQVPR; encoded by the exons GAGTTGCCAGTCAGCTCCCCGGAGCACCTGATGGgagcagaagcagcagagagagatgcagaagAGGGAGGTGTACGGTCAGAGAGTGAAGGAAGTGATTATGCCCctgggaagaagaagaagaagcgcTCCAGCTCTGCCAAAGATAAGAAGAAAGGAGGTGCGGCGGCAGAGAAAGGAGGCTCGTCCAACTCGAAGAGCAAACGCAAAGATCCAGAACCagaagatgatgaggatgatgacgaTGACTGCCAG CCTAAGAGCTCCACCCAGCTGCTGGAGGCCTGGGGCATGAAAGACATTGACCACGTCTTTTCTCAGGAAGACTACAGCTCCCTCACCAACTATAAGGCCTTCAGCCAGTTTGTCAG GCCTTTAATTGCAGCTAAGAACCCCAAAATTGCTGTGTCCAAGATGATGACTCTAATGATGGCTAAGTGGAGAGAATTCAGCACCAACAACCCTCTCAAG GGCTGCGCCACTGCCAACGCAGCCCTCGCAGCTGCCaatgtggctgcagctgtggagAACATGGTGGTGGCAGGGACAGACGGAGGGGCAGAGACCGGTGGTGCCGCCTCACCCAcacctgctcctgctcctgccgCTACTCCAACACCTGCTGTTCCCCCAGCAGCCCCTGCACCGCCACTCCGCAAGGCCAAGACCAAAGAGGGCAAAG GTCCCAATGCTCGCAAGAAATCGAAGTCTGCGCCTAAGCCCCCACAGAAGCCCAAACCTAAGAAGGTTGCTCCGCTCAAGATCAAGCTAGGTGGCCTCAACAGCAAGAGGAAGCGCTCCTCT AGTGATGAAGATGACCCCGATGTTGACAGTGACTTCGATGATGGGAGTTTCCCTGTCTCCGATGGCTCCAACCGCAGCAGCCGTCCTAAGAAGAAACCCAAGAGTgcgaaaaagaagaagaaag tggagacagagGATGGTGATGGCTACGAGACAGACCACCAGGACTACTGTGAGGTGTGCCAGCAGGGAGGAGAGATCATTTTGTGTGACACCTGTCCCAGAGCCTATCACATGGTCTGTCTGGACCCTGACATGGAGAAGGCCCCTGAGGGCAAGTGGAGCTGCCCACACTGT GAGAAGGAGGGGATCCAGTGGGAGGCCAGGGATGATCTCTCTGAGGCCGAAGGGGAGGATGAAGAAGACAGGAGGGATGaaggggtggaggaggaagacgacCACCACATTGAGTTCTGCCGGGTGTGCAAGGATGGAGGGGAGCTGCTTTGCTGTGACACCTGCCCCTCCTCCTACCACATCCACTGCCTCAACCCTCCTCTCCCCGAAATCCCCAATGGAGAGTGGATCTGCCCCCGCTGCAAG TGTCCACAGATGAAGGGCAAAGTCCAGAAAGTCTTAACATGGAGATGGGGCGATCCGCCCGCCCCCACGCCTGTCCCTCGGCCTGCTGACCTCGCTGCTGATGCTCCTGATCCCCCGCCACTGGCAGGCCGCAGGGAGAGGGAGTTCTTTGTCAAATGGTGCAACATGTCCTACTGGCACTGCTCCTGGGTTCTGGAGCTACAG CTGGAGCTGAACTGCCAGGTGATGTTCCGTAACTACCAGAGGAAGACCGACATGGACGAACCGCCTCCTGTGGATTTCGGAGGTGAGGGCGATGAAAACAAAAGCACCAAGAGGAAGAACAAGGATCCTCTCTTTATCCACATGGAGGAGGAGTTTTACCGCTATGGAGTCAAGATGGAGTGGCTGATGATCCACCGCGTCCTCAACCACAG CGTTGATAAAAAGAACAACATACATTACTTGATCAAATGGAGAGATCTGCCCTACGACCAGTCAACCTGGGAGAGCGAAGACATGGACATCCCAGAGTATGACACCTACAAACAGACATACTGGAATCACAG AGAGTTGATGATGGGTGATGAGGGCAGACCTGTTAAGAAGCTGAAGAAGACAGTCAAAGTCAAGAAGGCAGAGCGTCCGCCTGCTAATCCAGTTGTAGAT CCCACCATCAAGTTTGATCGGCAGCCCGACTACCTGGACAGCACAGGAGGCACTCTGCATCCCTACCAGCTGGAGGGGTTGAACTGGCTGAGGTTTTCTTGGGCTCAGGCCACAGACACAATCCTGGCTGATGAGATGGGTTTAGGAAAGACTGTTCAGACTGCTGTCTTCCTCTATTCATTGTACAAGGAG GGTCACTCCAAAGGTCCCTTCCTGGTTAGTGCTCCACTGTCCACCATCATTAACTGGGAGAGAGAGTTTGAGATGTGGGCCCCTGACATGTATGTGGTGACCTATGTCGGTGACAAAGACAGCAGGGCTGTCATCAGAGAGAACGAGTTCTCCTTTGAGGGAAATGCCATCCGAGGTGGGAAAAAGGCATCCAAGATGAAG AAAGACTCAACAGTGAAGTTTCACGTCCTGCTGACATCCTATGAGTTGATTACTATTGACCAGGCTGTGCTGGGCTCTATTGAATGGGCCTGTCTAGTTGTGGACGAGGCTCACAGGCTGAAAAACAACCAGTCCAAG TTCTTCCGAGTGTTGAACAACTATCCACTGCAACACAAACTGCTGCTAACCGGCACCCCTCTTCAGAATAACCTGGAGGAGCTCTTCCACCTGCTGAACTTCTTGACTCCAGAGAGATTCAA CAACCTGGAAGGGTTCCTGGAGGAGTTTGCGGACATTGCcaaagaggaccagatcaagaAGCTCCATGACATGCTGGGACCACACATGCTCAGGAGGCTGAAGGCCGATGTTTTCAAACACATGCCTTCAAAGACTGAGCTCATTGTTAGAGTGGAGCTGAGCCCCATGCAGAA GAAATACTACAAGTTCATCCTGACACGTAACTTTGAGGCCCTGAACACTCGCGGAGGAGGAAACCAAGTCTCTCTGCTCAACGTGGTGATGGACCTGAAAAAGTGCTGCAATCACCCCTACCTCTTTCCTGCAGCCGCCACG GAGGCTCCAAAACTTCCAAACGGCATGTATGAGGGTAATGCTCTGACCAAGTCTTCAGGAAAGCTGATGCTGCTTCAGAAGATGATGAGGAAGCTGAAGGAGGGAGGCCACAGGGTGCTGGTCTTCTCCCAGATGACCAAAATGCTGGACCTGCTTGAGGACTTCCTGGAGAACGAGGGATACAAATATGAGAGAATTGACGGAGGAGTTACGGGCAACTTGAGACAGGAGGCCATCGACCGCTTTAATG CTCCTGGTGCTCCCCAGTTTGCTTTCCTCCTCTCTACCAGAGCTGGTGGATTGGGCATTAATCTCGCCTCTGCTGACACCGTCATCATCTACGACTCTGACTGGAACCCCCACAATGACATCCAG GCGTTCAGCAGAGCTCACCGTATTGGCCAGAACAGGAAAGTGATGATTTATCGCTTCGTCACCAAAGcctctgtggaggagaggatTACACAG GTGgcaaagaagaagatgatgcTGACTCATCTGGTGGTGCGACCTGGTCTCGGCTCCAAGACAGGTTCCATGTCCAAGCAGGAGCTCGATGACATTCTCAAGTTTGGAACTGAGGAGTTGTTTAAAGATGAAATCGGAGAGG GGGACAACAAAGAAGATGACAGCAGTGTGATCCACTATGATGACCAGGCCATTGACCGCTTGCTGGACAGGAACCAGGACGCTACAGATGACACTGAGCTCCAGAGCATGAACGAATACCTCAGCTCCTTTAAAGTGGCCCAGTATGTGGTCAAAGATGAAGACGATGAG gaggaggaggtggaaaggGAGGTAATCAAGCAGGAGGAAAGTGTTGATCCTGACTACTGGGAGAAGCTGCTGCGTCACCActatgagcagcagcaggaagaccTCGCCCGAAATCTGGGCAAAGGCAAAAGAACTCGAAAGCCAGTCAACTACAATGACGGCTCCCAGGAGGACCGAGGTATAAGACAGG ACTGGCAGGAGGATCAGTCCGATAACCAGTCGGATTACTCTGTGGCCTCGGAGGAGGGCGACGAGGACTTTGATGAACGTAGTGAAG CGAACGCCCGCAGACCAAACCGCAAAGGGCTGAGGAACGATCGGGACAAACctctgcctccgctgctggccAGAGTGGGCGGTAACATCGAG GTTTTGGGCTTCAATGCACGGCAGAGAAAGGCTTTCCTGAATGCTGTGATGCGTTATGGGATGCCTCCCCAGGACGCTTTCACCAACCAGTGGCTGGTCAGGGACCTCCGCGGGAAGTCTGAGAAAGAATTCAA GGCCTATGTATCTCTGTTCATGCGTCACCTTTGTGAGCCGGGGGCTGATGGAGCTGAGACCTTCGCAGACGGCGTCCCACGTGAGGGTCTGTCGAGGCAACACGTGCTCACCCGTATTGGTGTGATGTCACTCATAAGGAAAAAG GTGCAGGAGTTTGAGCATGTGAACGGTCAGTGGTCGATGCCCTGGATGGCCGAGCTGGAGGAGAACAAAAGGGCTGCAGCTTTGGCTGCAGGTGAAGACCCAAAGACTCCATCTACTGGGacccctgcagacacacagcccAACACTCCTGTcccag AGGATTTATCTAAATCAGAGGACAAGGAAGACATGAAGAAGGAGGGTGAGGATGGCAAAGGAGCCAAGAAGGCCGATGATCCGGAG ATTATTGAAATCCCAGACGAGTCTGAAAAATCCCCCGTCCtggagaagaaagaggaagaggtagAGTCCGCTACAgggaaggaggagaaagagaaggagacaggaaaTGGAGATGAAGGCAAGGAGAAGGAGGCTGAAGACATGAGCAAGGAGAAGGAAGAAAAGGACAAGACTTCAGAAACGGAGAAGGACATTCCTGCTGAGGTCAAGGGTGAAGGTTCGGACGGCAAGACGGATTCAGATGAGGACAAATCCAAAG CTGAGGAGGGAAAAGATGAGAAGATGGACACAAGTCCAcaaacagaggagaagaaag AGCAAAAAGAGGAGAAGGATGCTGTGAAACCAGACGAGACTGGCAAACTGCAGAATGGAGAGAACACCAAAGAAGGAGCAACAGCTGCGCCGGTGGTTAACGTCagtgaagagaagaaaaaagccACCAAGCAGAGGTTCATGTTCAACATCGCTGATGGAGGATTCACag AGCTCCACTCTCTGTGGCAGAATGAAGAGAGGGCAGCCACCGTCACCAAGAAGACCTTTGAGATTTGGCACCGTCGCCATGACTACTGGCTGCTGGCTGGAATCATACA ACACGGCTACGCTCGGTGGCAGGATGTGCAGAACGATGTGAGGTTTGCCATCCTCAATGAGCCCTTCAAAGGGGAGATGAGCAGAGGAAACTTCCTGGAGATCAAGAACAAGTTTCTGGCCCGCAGGTTCAAG TTATTGGAACAGGCGTTGGTGATCGAGGAGCAGTTGCGCAGGGCGGCTTACTTGAACATGACAGAGGACCCGGCCCACCCCTCCATGGCCCTCAACACTCGCTTCAGTGAGGTGGAGTGTCTCGCTGAGTCCCACCAGCACCTCAGCAAAGAGTCGATGTCTGGAAACAAGCCAGCCAATGCAGTTCTGCATAAAG TTCTCAAACAGCTCGAGGAGCTGCTGAGCGACATGAAGGCTGATGTCACCCGTCTCCCGGCAACCATTGCCAGGATACCCCCTGTCGCCGTGCGGCTGCAAATGTCCGAGAGGAACATCCTCAGCCGGTTGGCCAGCCGGGGCCCCGACGTCCCCACACAGAACCAGTCACAGACCTCGCAGCAGATGCAGGTGCCCCGCTGA